Proteins encoded in a region of the Zea mays cultivar B73 chromosome 2, Zm-B73-REFERENCE-NAM-5.0, whole genome shotgun sequence genome:
- the LOC100279203 gene encoding putative ABC1 and kinase-like domain family protein isoform X2, whose product MFSHYKVISRKNRAEDHKCRTRMSRGYHTLSVSVTNSSATQQAHLAWKQLGHMYTYRGPRFPLLGRAACAVSLSFTRFHIIPGVMALAVGKMALAPPVLADSRPFIPRMDGIITKAQDTRQFLSSLVCSIWEGITLLVRAVHLAFLFFPATALAPFADKFSIAFRRRWLSLMRRTLEKAGPAFIKWGQWAATRPDLFPSDLCVELAKLHSAAPAHGFAYSKAAIEKAFGRQLSEIFESFEENPVASGSIAQIHRATLKHQHPGKHVAVKVRHPNVGESIKRDFLLINLVAKASDMVPGLSWLRLDESVRQFAVFMMSQVDLSREAAHLSRFIYNFRRWRHVSFPKPLYPFVHPSVLVETFENGESVSRFMEEIEGNARMKKDLAHIGTYAFLKMLLEDNFIHADMHPGNILVRLNENKLARRRFFRAKPHIVFLDVGMTAELTRSDRDNLQQFFKAVATRDGRTAAKCTLQLSKNQSCPNPVAFTEELDKTFTFWGTPEGDVFHPVECMHELLDTVRRHKVNIDGNICTVMVTILVLEGWQRKLDPGFDIMQTLKTLLLEKDIKQPIDFFS is encoded by the exons ATGTTCTCACATTACAAAGTCATTAGCAGAAAGAACAGAGCTGAGGATCACAAGTGTAGAACCAGGATGTCAAGAGGCTACCACACACTCTCTGTGTCAGTGACGAATTCATCTGCAACCCAGCAAGCACATTTGGCATGGAAGCAGCTTGGTCATATGTACACATATAGAGGTCCACGGTTCCCACTGCTGGGCCGAGCAGCTTGTGCTGTAAGCCTGTCCTTCACGAGGTTCCATATAATCCCTGGGGTCATGGCTCTAGCTGTTGGCAAGATGGCGCTTGCACCTCCTGTCCTTGCAGACTCGCGACCCTTCATTCCAAGAATGGATGGCATCATCACAAAGGCACAAGATACTCGCCAATTTCTGTCATCTCTTGTTTGCTCAATCTGGGAGGGCATCACTTTGCTTGTTAGAGCTGTGCATTTGGCATTCCTATTCTTCCCTGCAACTGCATTAGCTCCATTTGCTGACAAGTTTAGTATTGCATTCAGGAGAAGGTGGCTTAGTCTTATGCGCCGGACCCTTGAAAAGGCTGGGCCAGCATTCATTAAGTGGGGCCAGTGGGCTGCAACACGCCCTGATCTTTTTCCAAGTGATCTCTGTGTAGAGCTTGCAAAGCTCCATAGTGCTGCTCCAGCGCATGGCTTTGCTTACAGCAAGGCTGCCATTGAGAAGGCATTCGGTCGTCAGCTTTCTGAAATATTTGAGTCCTTTGAGGAGAACCCTGTAGCTTCTGGAAGCATTGCACAAATACATCGAGCCACACTAAAACATCAACATCCTGGAAAGCATGTTGCAGTTAAGGTGAGGCATCCTAATGTTGGAGAATCAATCAAGAGAGACTTTCTACTCATTAATCTTGTGGCAAAGGCTTCTGATATGGTCCCTGGATTAAGCTGGCTGAGGCTGGATGAGAGTGTTCGCCAGTTCGCAGTATTCATGATGTCTCAAGTTGATCTTTCTAGGGAAGCTGCTCATTTGAGTCGTTTTATCTACAACTTCCGCAGATGGAGACATGTGTCTTTCCCTAAGCCCTTATATCCATTTGTGCATCCATCTGTCCTAGTTGAGACTTTTGAGAATGGAGAAAGTGTTTCTCGTTTTATGGAAGAAATCGaagggaatgctcggatgaagaaAGACCTTGCACACATTGGGACATATGCTTTCCTGAAGATGCTTCTG GAGGACAATTTTATTCATGCGGATATGCACCCTGGCAACATTCTTGTTCGTTTAAATGAGAACAAGCTTGCAAGGAGACGTTTTTTCAGAGCTAAGCCCCATATTGTGTTCCTTGACGTGGGCATGACTGCTGAGCTCACACGATCTGACCGGGATAACTTACAACAGTTCTTCAAGGCGGTGGCTACTAGAGATGGCCGTACTGCTGCCAAGTGTACCCTTCAGTTATCAAAGAATCAGAGCTGTCCAAATCCAGTGGCCTTCACCGAG GAGCTAGACAAGACGTTTACATTTTGGGGAACACCTGAAGGGGATGTTTTTCATCCTgttgaatgcatgcatgagttgcTTGATACAGTTCGGCGCCACAAAGTCAACATTGATGGCAACATATGTACTGTAATGGTTACCATTTTGGTCCTTGAG gggtGGCAACGCAAGCTGGACCCAGGCTTTGATATCATGCAAACGTTGAAGACTTTACTGCTAGAGAAGGACATAAAGCAACCAATTGATTTTTTCTCATAA
- the LOC100279203 gene encoding putative ABC1 and kinase-like domain family protein produces MQRLVGVGERLLAIGTNRRAATYSHSSHRSGYYTAVRDNGLSTRRKIPAILSRMFSHYKVISRKNRAEDHKCRTRMSRGYHTLSVSVTNSSATQQAHLAWKQLGHMYTYRGPRFPLLGRAACAVSLSFTRFHIIPGVMALAVGKMALAPPVLADSRPFIPRMDGIITKAQDTRQFLSSLVCSIWEGITLLVRAVHLAFLFFPATALAPFADKFSIAFRRRWLSLMRRTLEKAGPAFIKWGQWAATRPDLFPSDLCVELAKLHSAAPAHGFAYSKAAIEKAFGRQLSEIFESFEENPVASGSIAQIHRATLKHQHPGKHVAVKVRHPNVGESIKRDFLLINLVAKASDMVPGLSWLRLDESVRQFAVFMMSQVDLSREAAHLSRFIYNFRRWRHVSFPKPLYPFVHPSVLVETFENGESVSRFMEEIEGNARMKKDLAHIGTYAFLKMLLEDNFIHADMHPGNILVRLNENKLARRRFFRAKPHIVFLDVGMTAELTRSDRDNLQQFFKAVATRDGRTAAKCTLQLSKNQSCPNPVAFTEELDKTFTFWGTPEGDVFHPVECMHELLDTVRRHKVNIDGNICTVMVTILVLEGWQRKLDPGFDIMQTLKTLLLEKDIKQPIDFFS; encoded by the exons ATGCAGCGGCTAGTGGGGGTGGGCGAGAG GCTATTGGCAATCGGAACAAATAGGCGGGCGGCCACTTATTCCCATTCGAGCCACAGAAGTGGGTACTACACAGCAGTGAGGGACAATGGCTTGTCAACAAGGCGTAAGATTCCAGCCATCTTATCTAGAATGTTCTCACATTACAAAGTCATTAGCAGAAAGAACAGAGCTGAGGATCACAAGTGTAGAACCAGGATGTCAAGAGGCTACCACACACTCTCTGTGTCAGTGACGAATTCATCTGCAACCCAGCAAGCACATTTGGCATGGAAGCAGCTTGGTCATATGTACACATATAGAGGTCCACGGTTCCCACTGCTGGGCCGAGCAGCTTGTGCTGTAAGCCTGTCCTTCACGAGGTTCCATATAATCCCTGGGGTCATGGCTCTAGCTGTTGGCAAGATGGCGCTTGCACCTCCTGTCCTTGCAGACTCGCGACCCTTCATTCCAAGAATGGATGGCATCATCACAAAGGCACAAGATACTCGCCAATTTCTGTCATCTCTTGTTTGCTCAATCTGGGAGGGCATCACTTTGCTTGTTAGAGCTGTGCATTTGGCATTCCTATTCTTCCCTGCAACTGCATTAGCTCCATTTGCTGACAAGTTTAGTATTGCATTCAGGAGAAGGTGGCTTAGTCTTATGCGCCGGACCCTTGAAAAGGCTGGGCCAGCATTCATTAAGTGGGGCCAGTGGGCTGCAACACGCCCTGATCTTTTTCCAAGTGATCTCTGTGTAGAGCTTGCAAAGCTCCATAGTGCTGCTCCAGCGCATGGCTTTGCTTACAGCAAGGCTGCCATTGAGAAGGCATTCGGTCGTCAGCTTTCTGAAATATTTGAGTCCTTTGAGGAGAACCCTGTAGCTTCTGGAAGCATTGCACAAATACATCGAGCCACACTAAAACATCAACATCCTGGAAAGCATGTTGCAGTTAAGGTGAGGCATCCTAATGTTGGAGAATCAATCAAGAGAGACTTTCTACTCATTAATCTTGTGGCAAAGGCTTCTGATATGGTCCCTGGATTAAGCTGGCTGAGGCTGGATGAGAGTGTTCGCCAGTTCGCAGTATTCATGATGTCTCAAGTTGATCTTTCTAGGGAAGCTGCTCATTTGAGTCGTTTTATCTACAACTTCCGCAGATGGAGACATGTGTCTTTCCCTAAGCCCTTATATCCATTTGTGCATCCATCTGTCCTAGTTGAGACTTTTGAGAATGGAGAAAGTGTTTCTCGTTTTATGGAAGAAATCGaagggaatgctcggatgaagaaAGACCTTGCACACATTGGGACATATGCTTTCCTGAAGATGCTTCTG GAGGACAATTTTATTCATGCGGATATGCACCCTGGCAACATTCTTGTTCGTTTAAATGAGAACAAGCTTGCAAGGAGACGTTTTTTCAGAGCTAAGCCCCATATTGTGTTCCTTGACGTGGGCATGACTGCTGAGCTCACACGATCTGACCGGGATAACTTACAACAGTTCTTCAAGGCGGTGGCTACTAGAGATGGCCGTACTGCTGCCAAGTGTACCCTTCAGTTATCAAAGAATCAGAGCTGTCCAAATCCAGTGGCCTTCACCGAG GAGCTAGACAAGACGTTTACATTTTGGGGAACACCTGAAGGGGATGTTTTTCATCCTgttgaatgcatgcatgagttgcTTGATACAGTTCGGCGCCACAAAGTCAACATTGATGGCAACATATGTACTGTAATGGTTACCATTTTGGTCCTTGAG gggtGGCAACGCAAGCTGGACCCAGGCTTTGATATCATGCAAACGTTGAAGACTTTACTGCTAGAGAAGGACATAAAGCAACCAATTGATTTTTTCTCATAA